The Ficedula albicollis isolate OC2 chromosome 24, FicAlb1.5, whole genome shotgun sequence genome contains a region encoding:
- the CXCR5 gene encoding C-X-C chemokine receptor type 5 — protein MAASSFLPCALPLPAGGTTPVYAHHARTHARTHASKHIRTTCGVRHASRPTRRAEKECPEADEHKQVHTKVLMAGEDSDILEAAGARQKRTFVEISGGETDPASQAMGPVSYSSETYDLSQVELSGYYEAENATPSLEGYFCFNPASSVVGNQGDPFRKVFMPLIYLLMFVLGTLGNALVLVILERFKRSRTTTENFLFHLTLANLALLLTFPFSVVESLAGWIFGKFLCKILSAVHKINFYCSSMLLGCIAVDRYLAIVYAIHTYRKRRARSIHLTCTAVWFCSLLLTLPDLIFMEVWTDDSNRSICYFPEVGIDGNNAWLATRFLYHTVGFFVPLLVMCYCYMAIIRALCQSQRLQRQKAVRVAILVTGIFLLCWSPYHIVIFLNTLTKLEAFTKNCLLEDQLDTAIMVTEAIGFTHCCLNPILYAFIGVKFRNDFFRILQDLGCISQETLQEILEVTRKGSGIESDNTTSISTF, from the exons GCACGCACGCACGCACGCACGCACGCAAGCAAGCACATACGTACTACGTGCGGCGTGCGCCACGCGTCACGTCCCACCCGGCGTGCG GAGAAAGAGTGCCCAGAGGCTGATGAGCACAAGCAGGTGCACACAAAGGTCCTCATGGCAGGGGAGGACAGCGACATCCTCGAGGCAGCAGGTGCCCGACAA AAAAGAACTTTTGTAGAAATTTCTGGAGGAGAGACAGATCCTGCCTCTCAAGCCATGGGGCCTGTCAGCTACTCATCAGAGACCTATGACTTG AGCCAGGTGGAGCTGAGTGGTTACTACGAAGCTGAGAATGCCACCCCTTCTTTGGAGGGCTACTTTTGCTTCAACCCAGCCTCATCTGTGGTTGGCAACCAGGGAGACCCCTTCAGAAAGGTCTTCATGCCCCTCATCTATCTGCTGATGTTTGTGTTGGGGACTCTGGGCAATGCCCTGGTCCTAGTTATTTTAGAGAGGTTCAAGAGGTCTCGCACCACCacagaaaactttcttttccaCCTCACCCTGGCCAACCTGGCACTGTTGCTCACCTTCCCATTCAGTGTGGTGGAGAGCTTGGCTGGGTGGATATTTGGGAAGTTCCTCTGCAAGATACTCAGTGCTGTCCACAAGATCAATTTCTACTGCAGCAGCATGCTGCTGGGGTGCATTGCGGTGGACCGCTACCTGGCCATTGTCTATGCAATCCACACCTACCGCAAACGCAGAGCTCGCTCCATCCACCTCACCTGCACAGCTGTCTGGTTCTGCTCGTTGCTTCTGACTTTACCTGATCTCATCTTCATGGAAGTCTGGACAGACGACAGCAACCGCAGCATCTGCTATTTTCCAGAGGTTGGCATTGATGGAAACAATGCATGGCTGGCAACACGCTTCCTTTACCACACCGTGGGCTTCTTTGTGCCTCTGCTGGTCATGTGTTACTGCTACATGGCCATCATCCGGGCACTGTGTCAGTCCCAGCGCCTGCAGAGACAAAAAGCTGTCCGTGTGGCCATCCTGGTCACAGgcatcttcctcctctgctggagCCCATACCACATCGTCATCTTCCTGAACACACTTACCAAGCTAGAAGCCTTCACCAAGAACTGCCTCCTGGAAGaccagctggacacagccatCATGGTGACAGAGGCCATCGGCTTCACACACTGCTGCCTCAACCCCATCCTCTACGCCTTTATTGGGGTTAAGTTCCGCAACGACTTCTTCCGGATCCTGCAGGACCTTGGCTGCATAAGCCAGGAGACCCTGCAGGAGATCCTGGAGGTGACAAGGAAGGGTAGTGGGATAGAGTCTGACAACACCACCTCCATCTCCACTTTCTAG